The genomic window tcactttattgtataatttgaaactaatataatactgtatgttaactacctggaattacaataagaattaaaaaaatttaatgtgtttattagccatttgtatatataACATCGCTTGTTACATGTATTATTTGGCAGTGTGTGTTTTTCATGTCCTATTAAATTATATTgcatttgggcgcctgggtggctcagtgggttaagccgctgccttcggctcaggtcgtgatctcagggtcctgggatcgagtcccacatcgggctctctgctctctgctcggcagggagcctgcttccctctctctttctctctgcctgcctctctgcctacttgtgatctctctctctcgctgtcaaataaataaaatctttaaaaaaaattaaaattatattgcatttaatttcatttttaaattagccATTAGtggaatatgaaaatatttttcttgtataaTGAAAATGCATCTATTTTTCATTCCAAAGGTCTGTGAAGACCTTactttcaaataaggtcacattcataggtacCAGTGATAGGGACtttaatatatcttttttggGAACACAATTCATTACATAAcagatatccatatgcaaaaaggGTGCAAATTCATATCAACAGAAATCAActgatatccatatgcaaaaaactTGACTCAAACTCTATACCTAAGAAAAATCTAATTCCAAATAGATTATAGATctgaatataaaatgttaaatagttaaactttaaaaaaatatacaacagAAAACCTTTGATGTTTTTTAAGTCAAATAGATTTTGAAACAGCACAAAAATCACGATccttaaaggaaagaaaggataagTTGAACTTACAGTAAAAACTTTATCTGCAAAATGTATtgctaaaagaatgaaaagacaagcttgAGGCTggtaaaaaatatttgcaaattatatatccaataaaggacttgtatctaaaatacataaagaactcttagaacTCAACAATGAGAAACAAACATGCTTCTCAAATGGACTActttcagaaataaatccacatatacatagtcaactgatctttcaCAAAGGAGCGAAggcaaatcaataaagaaaggagattcttttcaacaagtggtgctgaaacaactggacatccacatgtaaaaaaaaaaaattaatctatagaTAGACCTTACATCTCTTATAATGATTAGaatataagcatatgaaaagatgtcctACATCATATGTCATTACAGAATTTGTAATTTAAACAATGAGGTACCAGGACACACCTATTAGAACAGTGAAAATCTAAAACTAAATACTGTCAAGGATACGAAACAACAGGAACTCTAATTAATTGTTGATAGTCATACACTAGGGTACAGCAATCATACTCCTATGTATTTACACAAATGAGctgaaaatgtatgtccacaaATGATTTATACTTGAGTACTTAtatcagctttattcataattgttcCAAACTGgaagaacccaaatgtccttcaccAGGAGGATGGATACACACACCAAGTATGGTATATTcttatgatgaaatattatttaacaaTTAGACTAAGTGTGCTATCAGGCAACAAAAGACATGGTAAAACCTTAAATGCATTTTTCTAAGTGAAGGAAACCATTCTAAAAAAGCTACTTATCTATATAATTTCAACTATCTAATGTTGGGGAAAGGCAAACCTATTGAAAGGGTAAAAAGATCAGGGGTGGCcagaagtcagaaggagaagaataaatgggtGGAGCACAGAACATATTTAGGGGCACGAAACTATTCTGTATGGTACTGTAATGCCATGACATTACCTATTTGTCAAAATCcccatagaggggcgcctgggtggctcagtggattaagccgctgccttcggctcaggtcatgatctcagggtcctgggatcgagccccgcatcgggctctctgctctgcagggagactgcttcctcctctctctctgcctgcctctctgcctacttgtgatctctctctctgtcaaataaataaataaaatctttaaaaaaaaaattcaaactaatGTGACTGGCACTTAGGAAAGCctcattaaaattataaaaaaaaaaaatccccatagAAGGTACAACAAAGAGTGGATCTCATGTAAATGATGTAATTTAGTTAACAATAATCTGTCAAATTGGTTCCTCAACTGTAACAAAAGCACTACCTCAAGACATTACTAGGTGAAATTCCACTAGGGAAGAGTGGATACATATATAaactttttgtactttttgcACAATTTTTtggtaaacctaaaactgctcttcaATGAAGTCtattaaaatgtttagaaaatagaCTATGCATTTAAACAGACACTTCATGCAGAAGATGCACAAATGGTATacaagcacaagaaaagatgctttaCTACCCATTAGAGAAATTCAAGCAAAAATTTAGTGAAATATCACTAtaaaattattgtaaataatattaaataataaaagaaaaatgaaacaacaacaacaaaaaaaggtaaaCTGACAGTACCAGGcactggtaaggatgtggagcagCTGGAGCTCTCATATGTTTCTAGTGGGACTTCACAATGATAAAGCTCCTCTGGAAAGAGTCtcacagtttcttacaaagttgaAACCACTCTTACtagatgacccagcaattccatttctaggtatttattataaaaaagtgaaaataatgtcCACACAAAAAAAGTATACGTGAGTGTTTATATCAGCTTTATTGATTACAATCCCAACATGGAAATAACATAAATGGTATTCAGCGAGTGAAGagacaaactgtggtatattcatTCAATAGAACACTACtcagcaaatattaaaaatgaagtactAATGCCTACGTTAACATGGATAAACATCAAAAGCCTCATTCTGAATGAAAAGCAATCTCCAAATAcaacatactatatgattttatttttgtgacatctaaaaaatacaaaagcatagggacagaaatctgatttttttttttttttttttttttttttgctggtagGGTATTTACAAAAAGTttgactacaagagaacaacatAAAAGTGTTTATGGGGCAAAGGGACTTGTGTCCTTATCTTGTATCTTGAGTGTAGCAGTGGCCACATGAGTGtctaaaaatgttaaaactcACGGGCTTGTATTGTAAAAAGTCAATTTTGTTACGTGTAAATTAAGAAAATGGCCTCTAAAAACATAAATGGTGATAGGAACAGAAAGGAATGAATTATGAGCTTCATTCATAAGCGAATGAAGAGAATAAAAAGCGTATGAATGAATTTCatgaaaaggaaaggataaattgAGGGATAAACGAGGAAATATTTGCTTCCCTGTGAATGTCTTACTGATTAGACAACTGAGAATACTTcaattattcatgtatttgaaactaattttatttttctgcatatcattttataaacatagttcaaaacccaaagatacaaaggagTATAAAATAAAAGGTTATTCTCCTTATTCCTACATTTGTCAGATATTAAAGAAGTTTCAACATTGTTTGGGCAATGACACACACTAGTTCCTTGTGTACATTTATAGTAATAAAATGGTTATATTATATGAATGTgcatatgttttatatgtatatacattttcattAAACATAGCATAAGAAGCACACATTTTTCCATGCTGCACCATGCCTTTGAGGAGTCATTTATGAAGGAGATAAAATGTTagggagaataaaagaaaaggtcaagaaaaaataatttgtttctggTATAAGAGAATTCATGTCATGTCCTCGTACTTCAATCCAGACTGACCTGCAGGTCTTAGGATGCTGCCAATATAGGGGAGGGACCACATTAAGGGTTATGCTTCAGGCACTGGACAGATGGTCAAATGTTTTGAATCATTGAGCCAAAGCCTGAAAAAAGGCCTTACAGTCCCATTAAAGGAACCTTGAGAGAAAGTGTGAATGTGGGATTTATCTGTCATATTGTAGAATGAGATACGTCCATCCTCATATTCTAAGAAAATACACATTCTGGCAGGGTGCTCTCTTACAGTAAGCTGCATTTCTGGAGAAGTGAGTGCCCAGTACTCATCTTTATAAAACCTGATGGCCCAGAAACCATCCTCAGGTTTTATACAAATCCTCCCCTGCCTCATTATATTATTCCTGCATATTCCCAGGTCCCACGCTCCACTATCTCTGATGTCTACTTCCCAGTAGCACCTCCCTGAGGTGATGACTGGGTGTCCCAGAACACAGGGAAGGGAATTAAATCTCTGTGGGTCCTTAGGTAGATCTTGAGGCTTCTTTCCACAGCTTACACATCTGTTCTCTTCAGACAAGATGAGTGCAGGATGGGCTGTGGCTGGATCTAGAATAACATTTGCTGCAAAGACAATAATATTCTCTGAAAGACAGAATAATATTCTCTGAAAAGGTTAGAGTGATCTTGGAAACAGAGATAGCTGTGTTAGCCTGAGATATCTTGGGGCTGTGGGAGGTGTATATATTCTCAGTGGAGCTTTTCATCTGCCCTCCAGAAACTTCTCCAGAGACTGAGCTGGAGCATAAGGAGTAGAGGCCCTGTTAGACCACCAGGGAATGACTCACCAGCCTGGAAAAATTCTTTcctccagtctgaaaagaacataAATATGCATCATCAGCCCTAATTTATTGGCAAAAGAGGTAATTTCTCCCAacacttattttgtttatttcccaaatttattCAGTAACTTTTGCTTGACCTAAAGTTTTCACTGCTTATCTTGTTAAATATTCCCATAAGAATTAATTCCTCTAACTTGTATTTTCTTTGGTATTGAATAGAGATGTCCCAAAATAATTATCCTCTTTTTAAATAGGCACTGAAGTTACATGTTTCCATCTCCCATCACATTGCATTTAGGTGAGTTTATGTGACTGAGTTATGGTCAATAAAATGTGCACAGCAGGAAACATACCATTTATACTTTTGACAATAAAATAGTTCATAtgatattttttcattctcattcccATTTTAACATTTTCCCACTCCTTCCCTAGGTACAAGGctaagaggaaagactctaaaaATGGAGAATACAGGAGATCAGAAGATTCCTGGTTCTCAGAGTTACTATTTTGAAGGGAGTTGCCCAGGAGAGCCATAGAACCAGATATTCTCATATTATCATTTGCAGAAGTGAGGAATACCAAGCCATTGTGTTAACCATGGAGATATaggtatatttacaaaaaataaagttaattataCTACTCAATGCAGAAAGAACAGTCTAAAGATGAAAATGCTACtattaaacaagaaaatgtgTGGTCTAGTTTAGTGCTTAGGCAATAGACATGACAAAACAGATAAAACTGACCACACACATGGACATCCATAATAAGTAGAGAAAACATTTGCTAAAACTGTTTCCTATGATCATTTGGAAAGCATATCATGTGTTCCTAAACACTGCAGATATGAAGGAATGTATTTGAAAAGAGAGCACTCATTGAATCTGTTATTGACATCTTATTGAAAAACCTATTCATTCTCAAAataatcatttacttttttttctggcataaatcaaaataaatagaaaaactccAATAAATGGGCAAGTATTAGAGTTTAAAAGGGTGACCTTTTCTAAACCAAGAATCAGCCCGCTAATTGTCTTTGTAAATACAGTTTTACTGGGAGACAGCCACACTAATTCATTATGTATTGCCTATGGCTCCTTAGTGTACAAGGCACCACTGAGTAATTGTGAGCAGACCATATAGCCCACAAACCTTAAACTATTTATAATATGGATCTTTACAGAACAAGTATGGCAATCACTTTTCTAGACCACTCCGGAGAAGAGATGAAGTGaaatagtgtttttttgtttgtttgtttgtttgtttttagcacaAAGGAAGAGTGCAATTCTTTATTGAACAAAGTGAGTTAAGGAAAAGAACAAgttaaaatgatgaatttttcATAGTTGTTCAGGTGGCTTCAAGAACCCAACCATAAAAGGAGatgtataagaaaataaatcaggtTGCCAAATATGTCTACAGTTACTTTGGATATAATTATCGCTACATGAAGCTAACTGGGAGGAAATATATGAGAGGTCTATGAAGTTCAGATGAAAAAGTTGTCAAAAATAACAtgaagcagggcacctgggtggctcagtgggttaaagcctctgcctttggctcggatcatgatcccagggtcctgggatcgagccccaaatcagttctctgctcaggaggaagcctgcttcctcctctctctctttgcttgcttctctgcctacttgtgatctctgtcaaataaataaataaaatcttaaaaaaaaaaaagaacatgaagcaAAGGGCTTCTGTAATGACTTAAGGAATGGCTTGataaattctctctctcaaagcaaCAATAAGACTGGAAAAGTTCTCAAATTGGAACTTTTGAATTCTAGAAATGCACAAAGGCAACTGACAAGGGCACACAGCACTCAGTTAGGAAAAActaaaatgattaataaaaaatGTCCATTAAAGGATTTTATCTCATTACAGTGGAATCaagttgaaaatgaaaacaggagcaAATTttagaagtaaagaaaaatttggtattaaacaatatatttataaataatctatGGAACAAAAAGGAATCAAAGGAGAATTTAGAAGCTATTTTGagttgaatgaaaatgaaaatattacataCCAAAATCTACTGGATGCAGCTAAAAGCAGAACCTAAAGGGAAATGTAGAGTTTTAAATGTCTTCTATAGAAAAGGAGAATTAAACCAATTACTAATTAAACCAATAAACTAAGCTTCTCCTTAAAGAGACTAAAAAGTAAGTAGTAAACTGAGCTTGAAGTaatcaaaagtaatgaaattagaaatcaatgaagaaggggtgcctgggtggttcgattggttaagcatctgcctttggcttaggtcatgttctcagggtcctgggatggagtcatgttgtggactctttgctcagtggggagtctgcttctctctttgcttctgtgcctccccacctcatgctctctctaataaataaataaaatctttataaaaagatcAATCAATGAAGAAAACCCTAAATTCAATATTTGACTatgtca from Meles meles chromosome 5, mMelMel3.1 paternal haplotype, whole genome shotgun sequence includes these protein-coding regions:
- the LOC123942213 gene encoding butyrophilin subfamily 1 member A1-like, whose amino-acid sequence is MNGYNVWTQIFLVSIFCVLFLSDQRRAQFRNDWQNASLYPDWRKEFFQAENIIVFAANVILDPATAHPALILSEENRCVSCGKKPQDLPKDPQRFNSLPCVLGHPVITSGRCYWEVDIRDSGAWDLGICRNNIMRQGRICIKPEDGFWAIRFYKDEYWALTSPEMQLTVREHPARMCIFLEYEDGRISFYNMTDKSHIHTFSQGSFNGTVRPFFRLWLNDSKHLTICPVPEA